Below is a genomic region from Hyphomicrobium nitrativorans NL23.
TCCGGCTGGGAGGTCGGCTACGACGGAATGGAGATCGACCTATGAGCGAGCGGCGCGCGGCAAGCGACGCAAAAACCCTTTGGACGCCGGACGAGTTCGAGGCCGCCATCCGCGCCGTCGGCGCGGAGCGCTATCACGACCTGCATCCGTTCCATCAGCTTCTGCACGGGGGCAAGCTCAACAAGGGACAGGTCGCGGCCTGGGCCCTCAACCGCTACTGCTATCAGTCGGCCGTGCCGCGCAAGGACGCGGCGTTCGTCAGCCGCGTCTTCGACCGGCAGCTCCGCCGCGACTGGATTCACCGCGTGCTCGAACACGACGGGCACGGCGAAGATCCGGGCGGCATCGAGCGCTGGCTCGTGCTGACCGACGGGCTCGGCCTCGACCGCGGCTACGTCCAGAGCATGGAGGGTGCGCTGCCTGCGACGCGTTTCGCCGTCGAAGCCTATGTGCGCTTCGTGCGCGAGGAACCGCTCGTGGTCGCCGTCGCCTCGTCGCTTACGGAACTGTTCGCGCCGAAGATCCACAAAGA
It encodes:
- the pqqC gene encoding pyrroloquinoline-quinone synthase PqqC; amino-acid sequence: MSERRAASDAKTLWTPDEFEAAIRAVGAERYHDLHPFHQLLHGGKLNKGQVAAWALNRYCYQSAVPRKDAAFVSRVFDRQLRRDWIHRVLEHDGHGEDPGGIERWLVLTDGLGLDRGYVQSMEGALPATRFAVEAYVRFVREEPLVVAVASSLTELFAPKIHKERISGMLENYDFIDDDVMAYFKKRLVQAPNDAGFALDFIKAHAETRAEQEACVAAVRFKCNVLWAQLDALHHAYVSPAWIPPGAFNPETLDNG